In Porites lutea chromosome 9, jaPorLute2.1, whole genome shotgun sequence, a single window of DNA contains:
- the LOC140947951 gene encoding uncharacterized protein encodes MSLCYRFKRFWSLLFGEFWIERGNRNSSTCRKSEEIGHGGHIELKRKGKEILGAEHSCRDADDKCFESHGINFSSQEEKDRFDTKMEEMQIIFLKELSEIRRQHERLKVGRVILKRRFSELEQILQTDIRNFTSTDIKTFKEDSSLSSEELQLLAEMEEILEKLEKEQEELLSLEKYLEIELHERTFYPEPVMPRHRKVEDEFSKRMKLDGGLKYKSYDETVQLITHRCLPPPLSLDELMNTGRR; translated from the coding sequence ATGTCATTGTGTTATAGATTTAAACGATTCTGGTCTCTTCTTTTCGGTGAATTTTGGATTGAAAGAGGAAACCGGAATTCTTCCACATGTAGAAAATCTGAAGAAATAGGCCATGGTGGACATATAGAGCTGAAGCGAAAAGGGAAAGAAATTCTGGGTGCGGAACATAGCTGCCGCGATGCTGATGATAAGTGCTTCGAATCTCATGGAATAAATTTCTCCAGTCAAGAAGAAAAGGATCGTTTTGACACCAAGATGGAAGAGAtgcaaattatatttttaaaggAACTTTCAGAAATAAGACGTCAGCACGAGCGACTTAAAGTCGGAAGGGTTATTTTGAAGAGACGATTTTCAGAATTGGAGCAAATTCTGCAAACAGACATTAGGAATTTTACAAGCACGGAtattaaaacttttaaggaAGATTCGTCATTATCTAGTGAAGAGCTACAGCTTTTGGCAGAAATGGAAGAAATATTGGAAAAGCTTGAAAAGGAACAAGAAGAGCTTCTTTCCCtggaaaaatatttggaaattgAGCTCCACGAAAGGACGTTTTATCCGGAACCTGTTATGCCACGCCATAGAAAAGTTGAAGACGAATTCTCAAAAAGAATGAAGTTAGATGGTGGTTTAAAGTATAAAAGCTACGACGAAACAGTTCAGCTTATAACACATCGTTGTCTTCCACCTCCTCTATCTCTAGATGAGCTAATGAACACCGGCCGCAGATAA